One window from the genome of Hoplias malabaricus isolate fHopMal1 chromosome X2, fHopMal1.hap1, whole genome shotgun sequence encodes:
- the LOC136676670 gene encoding trafficking protein particle complex subunit 2-like protein isoform X1 has protein sequence MEINGVKTEQGLSKYLLDSEVNEMYLNYPLYIRSVPTQSELKFHYTVHTSLDVVEEKISTVGKAMSEQRELYLGLLYPTEDYRVYGYVTNSKVKFVIVVDSSNTSLRDNEIRSMFRKLHNSFTDVMCNPFYNPGDPIQSKAFDSMVSAMMVQAS, from the exons ATGGAGATTAATGGCGTTAAAACTGAGCAGGGGCTCAGCAAATACCTCCTAGATTCGGAAGTTAATGAAATGTATTTG AATTATCCTCTGTACATACGGAGCGTCCCCACGCAGAGCGAGCTGAAGTTCCACTACACAGTGCACACCTCTCTGGATGTGGTGGAGGAGAAGATCTCGACAGTGGGAAAAGCCATGTCTGAGCAAAGAGAGCTGTATTTGGGTCTGCTGTATCCAACAGAGGACTACAGAGT ATACGGTTACGTGACAAACTCCAAAGTCAAGTTTGTGATTGTCGTAGACTCGTCCAACACGTCGCTGAGAGACAACGAGATACGAAGT ATGTTCAGAAAACTGCACAACTCCTTCACAGACGTCATGTGCAATCCCTTCTACAACCCTGGAGATCCGATTCAGTCAAA GGCCTTTGACAGCATGGTGTCAGCGATGATGGTGCAAGCTTCCTAA
- the LOC136676670 gene encoding trafficking protein particle complex subunit 2-like protein isoform X2: MAVCVAVIAKENYPLYIRSVPTQSELKFHYTVHTSLDVVEEKISTVGKAMSEQRELYLGLLYPTEDYRVYGYVTNSKVKFVIVVDSSNTSLRDNEIRSMFRKLHNSFTDVMCNPFYNPGDPIQSKAFDSMVSAMMVQAS; encoded by the exons ATGGCGGTGTGTGTAGCGGTGATAGCGAAGGAg AATTATCCTCTGTACATACGGAGCGTCCCCACGCAGAGCGAGCTGAAGTTCCACTACACAGTGCACACCTCTCTGGATGTGGTGGAGGAGAAGATCTCGACAGTGGGAAAAGCCATGTCTGAGCAAAGAGAGCTGTATTTGGGTCTGCTGTATCCAACAGAGGACTACAGAGT ATACGGTTACGTGACAAACTCCAAAGTCAAGTTTGTGATTGTCGTAGACTCGTCCAACACGTCGCTGAGAGACAACGAGATACGAAGT ATGTTCAGAAAACTGCACAACTCCTTCACAGACGTCATGTGCAATCCCTTCTACAACCCTGGAGATCCGATTCAGTCAAA GGCCTTTGACAGCATGGTGTCAGCGATGATGGTGCAAGCTTCCTAA